The proteins below are encoded in one region of Rhizobacter sp.:
- a CDS encoding uracil-DNA glycosylase translates to MLAEMGIRVWNRAEPEDAPAAVEAPADAVAVARPVAAPAPSPREQPLAPPPRAMPGSRPLGTETMDWPTLRAAVAGCTACKLCGGRTNTVFGVGHERAHWMIVGEAPGEQEDRQGEPFVGKSGQLLDNMLRAVGLTRGEAAAAEQVFIANTVKCRPPGNRNPEPEELAQCEPYLIRQIALVQPRIILAMGRFAVQSLLRSDEPIGRLRGRVHQYQGVPLIVTYHPAYLLRNPEDKAKSWDDLCLAREVLQKALATP, encoded by the coding sequence ATGCTGGCCGAGATGGGCATCCGCGTGTGGAACCGCGCCGAGCCCGAAGACGCGCCGGCCGCCGTCGAGGCGCCGGCCGATGCGGTGGCGGTTGCGAGGCCGGTGGCGGCACCGGCGCCGTCTCCCCGGGAGCAGCCGCTCGCACCGCCGCCCAGGGCGATGCCGGGCTCGCGCCCGCTGGGCACCGAGACGATGGACTGGCCCACGCTGCGCGCCGCCGTCGCCGGCTGCACCGCCTGCAAGCTGTGCGGTGGCCGCACCAACACCGTGTTCGGCGTCGGTCACGAGCGTGCGCACTGGATGATCGTCGGCGAAGCGCCGGGCGAGCAGGAAGACCGCCAGGGCGAGCCCTTCGTCGGCAAGTCGGGCCAGCTGCTCGACAACATGCTGCGCGCCGTCGGCCTGACACGCGGCGAGGCTGCTGCGGCCGAACAGGTCTTCATCGCCAACACGGTGAAGTGCCGCCCGCCCGGCAACCGCAACCCCGAGCCCGAAGAGCTCGCGCAGTGCGAGCCGTATCTCATCCGCCAGATCGCGCTGGTGCAGCCGCGCATCATCCTCGCGATGGGGCGTTTCGCGGTGCAGAGCCTCTTGCGCAGCGACGAGCCCATCGGCCGCCTGCGCGGCCGTGTGCACCAGTACCAGGGCGTGCCGCTCATCGTGACCTACCACCCGGCCTACCTGCTGCGCAACCCGGAGGACAAGGCCAAGTCCTGGGACGACCTCTGCCTCGCGCGCGAGGTGCTGCAGAAGGCCCTCGCCACCCCCTAG
- a CDS encoding EAL domain-containing protein → MLAWVAPDGTVLHANRGFREQMGVVDESASLPSLLSADSGVALTTQLAARRDFRLSVRMPLAGHQRHREAWLDLQVTWLEAQGCYVCVLHDVSDSRRAEISSRSRAEQFQLLADNVPVLISYYEAQSFRCLYANKLYAQTFGFDEHSVIGRTFAEIVGEAAAEVIQPYVDYVLREHKPAAYERELRTPEGQRHWLEVNLIPHLATDGTLVAAFVLVTDITKHRLAEQSVRESEERLGKFMQASVEGILFHKNGYLTDANEPLCELVGYPLEEILGRHVFDFLPADQMAKVSAVMEAHGETAYESVILHRDGRRIPVEFIVRTIERHGERLRMSIVRDIRDRHAAQEHIRRLAHNDSLTGLPNRLSLMEHLGHMIAAARRDDSQVALLFIDLDHFKRVNDSLGHLVGDTLLQTIARRITESLRGTDVVARFGGDEFIVLLPRTLQRMDVEEVAHKLLARIEVPVNADGRLISVTPSIGISMFPHDGETADDLIKHADTAMYLAKSRGRANYQFFTPAMASTAYDALVLESQMSQALARREFVLHFQPQVRARDGVLVGAEALIRWNHPERGLLMPDTFIPLAEQQRLMLPIGQWVLREAMRCARRWHEEGLHVPVAVNLSTVQFQTSGFTALIEQLLAEEGVAGELLELELTERMLMDDLPEVKRKLSELKALGIRISVDDFGTGYSSLAHLKELPIDKMKIDRSFVLGLPGDNDSAAIARAIVQMSRGLGLVVIAEGVETDAQRQFLTRLDCDELQGLLVGEPLAAPDFAHWVTAQA, encoded by the coding sequence ATGCTGGCCTGGGTCGCGCCTGACGGAACGGTGCTGCATGCCAACCGGGGCTTTCGCGAACAGATGGGCGTGGTCGACGAATCGGCCTCGCTGCCCTCGCTGCTGAGCGCCGATTCCGGCGTGGCCCTCACCACCCAGCTGGCCGCCCGCCGCGACTTCCGCCTGAGCGTGCGCATGCCGCTGGCCGGCCACCAGCGCCACCGCGAAGCCTGGCTCGACCTGCAGGTGACGTGGCTCGAAGCGCAGGGCTGCTACGTCTGCGTGCTGCACGACGTGAGCGACAGCCGCCGTGCCGAGATCTCGTCGCGCTCGCGCGCCGAGCAGTTCCAGCTGCTGGCCGACAACGTGCCGGTGCTGATCTCGTACTACGAGGCGCAGAGCTTCCGCTGCCTCTACGCCAACAAGCTCTACGCGCAGACCTTCGGCTTCGACGAGCACTCGGTGATCGGCCGCACCTTCGCCGAGATCGTGGGCGAGGCTGCTGCCGAGGTCATCCAGCCCTACGTCGACTACGTGCTGCGCGAGCACAAGCCGGCCGCCTACGAGCGCGAGCTGCGCACGCCCGAGGGCCAGCGCCACTGGCTCGAGGTCAACCTCATCCCGCACCTGGCGACCGACGGCACGCTGGTCGCCGCCTTCGTGCTCGTGACCGACATCACCAAGCACCGCCTGGCCGAACAGTCGGTGCGCGAATCGGAAGAGCGGCTCGGCAAGTTCATGCAAGCGAGCGTGGAAGGCATCCTCTTCCACAAGAACGGCTACCTGACCGACGCCAACGAGCCGCTGTGCGAGCTGGTGGGCTACCCGCTGGAAGAGATCCTCGGCCGGCATGTGTTCGACTTCCTGCCCGCCGACCAGATGGCCAAGGTCTCGGCCGTGATGGAAGCGCACGGCGAGACGGCCTACGAGAGCGTCATCCTGCACCGCGATGGCCGGCGCATCCCGGTCGAGTTCATCGTGCGCACCATCGAGCGCCACGGCGAGCGCCTGCGCATGAGCATCGTGCGCGACATCCGCGACCGCCACGCGGCTCAGGAACACATCCGCCGGCTCGCGCACAACGATTCGCTCACCGGCCTGCCCAACCGCCTGAGCCTGATGGAGCACCTGGGCCACATGATCGCCGCCGCCCGCCGCGACGATTCGCAGGTGGCGCTGCTCTTCATCGACCTCGACCACTTCAAGCGCGTCAACGATTCGCTCGGCCACCTGGTGGGCGACACGCTCCTGCAGACCATCGCCCGCCGCATCACCGAGAGCCTGCGCGGCACCGACGTGGTGGCGCGTTTCGGCGGCGACGAGTTCATCGTGCTGCTGCCCCGCACCTTGCAGCGCATGGACGTGGAAGAAGTGGCCCACAAGCTGCTCGCGCGCATCGAGGTGCCCGTCAACGCCGATGGCCGCCTGATCTCGGTCACGCCCTCGATCGGCATCTCGATGTTCCCGCACGACGGCGAGACGGCCGACGACCTCATCAAGCATGCCGACACCGCGATGTACCTCGCCAAGTCGCGCGGCCGTGCCAACTACCAGTTCTTCACGCCGGCGATGGCCAGCACCGCCTACGACGCGCTGGTGCTCGAGAGCCAGATGTCGCAGGCGCTCGCGCGCCGCGAGTTCGTGCTGCACTTCCAGCCGCAGGTGCGCGCGCGCGACGGGGTGCTGGTCGGCGCCGAGGCGCTGATCCGCTGGAACCACCCCGAGCGCGGCCTCTTGATGCCCGACACCTTCATCCCGCTGGCCGAACAGCAGCGCCTCATGCTGCCCATCGGCCAATGGGTGCTGCGCGAGGCGATGCGCTGCGCGCGCCGCTGGCACGAGGAAGGCCTGCACGTGCCGGTGGCGGTGAATCTCTCCACCGTGCAGTTCCAGACCAGTGGCTTCACCGCGCTCATCGAGCAGCTCCTGGCCGAGGAGGGCGTGGCCGGCGAGCTGCTCGAACTCGAGCTCACCGAGCGCATGCTGATGGACGACCTGCCCGAGGTGAAGCGCAAGCTCTCCGAGCTGAAGGCGCTGGGCATCCGCATCTCGGTCGACGACTTCGGCACCGGCTACTCGTCGCTCGCGCACTTGAAGGAACTGCCGATCGACAAGATGAAGATCGATCGCTCGTTCGTGCTGGGCCTCCCCGGCGACAACGACTCCGCGGCGATCGCACGCGCCATCGTGCAGATGTCGCGCGGGCTCGGCCTGGTGGTCATCGCCGAAGGCGTGGAGACCGACGCCCAGCGCCAGTTCCTCACCCGCCTCGATTGCGACGAGCTGCAGGGCCTCCTCGTCGGCGAGCCACTCGCCGCGCCCGACTTCGCGCACTGGGTCACGGCACAGGCCTGA
- the glmU gene encoding bifunctional UDP-N-acetylglucosamine diphosphorylase/glucosamine-1-phosphate N-acetyltransferase GlmU, with product MALDIVIMAAGKGTRMKSSLPKVLHKLAGRSLLQHVLNTATRLSADRIITITGHGAEVVEAAVTAPKLHFVRQEPQLGTGHAVQQAVPSLHEAGTTLILNGDVPLITERTARALIEACGGSKLALLTIELADPTGYGRIVRQGDAVRAIVEHKDASPEQRQIREIYTGMMAVPTAALKRWLANLKNDNVQGEYYLTDIVAMAVADGTPVVAAQPLTEAEVLGVNSPVQLADLERRHQRAKAEHLMNDGVRLADPARFDLRGDLHCGTDVEIDINCIFEGTVHLGSGTRIGAHCVIRNARIADNVTIHPYTHIDGDKDGASVGAGSLIGPFARLRPGAQLAEEVHIGNFVEVKNSTLAKGAKANHLAYLGDATVGERVNYGAGSITANYDGANKHRTVIGNDVHVGSNCVLVAPVTLGDGATIGGGSTINKPVPAGNLAVARGKQTVIAGWVRPVKKKG from the coding sequence ATGGCACTCGACATCGTGATCATGGCCGCGGGCAAGGGCACCCGCATGAAATCCAGCCTGCCCAAGGTGCTGCACAAGCTGGCCGGTCGCTCGCTATTGCAGCACGTGTTGAACACCGCCACACGGCTGTCGGCCGATCGCATCATCACCATCACCGGGCACGGTGCCGAGGTGGTCGAAGCGGCCGTGACGGCGCCCAAGCTTCACTTCGTGCGCCAGGAGCCGCAGCTCGGCACCGGCCACGCCGTGCAGCAGGCCGTGCCCTCGCTGCACGAGGCCGGCACCACGCTCATCCTCAACGGCGACGTGCCGCTCATCACCGAGCGCACCGCCCGTGCGCTGATCGAGGCCTGCGGCGGCTCGAAGCTCGCGCTGCTCACCATCGAGCTGGCCGACCCGACGGGCTACGGCCGCATCGTGCGCCAGGGTGACGCCGTGCGCGCCATCGTCGAGCACAAGGACGCCAGCCCCGAGCAGCGCCAGATCCGCGAGATCTACACCGGCATGATGGCCGTGCCCACCGCCGCGCTGAAGCGCTGGCTCGCCAATCTGAAGAACGACAACGTGCAGGGCGAGTACTACCTGACCGACATCGTCGCGATGGCGGTCGCCGACGGCACGCCGGTGGTGGCCGCACAGCCGCTCACCGAAGCCGAGGTGCTGGGCGTCAACAGCCCGGTGCAACTCGCCGACCTGGAGCGCCGCCACCAACGCGCAAAGGCCGAGCACCTGATGAACGACGGCGTGCGCCTCGCCGACCCGGCGCGCTTCGACCTGCGCGGTGACCTGCACTGCGGCACCGACGTCGAGATCGACATCAACTGCATCTTCGAAGGCACGGTGCACCTCGGCAGCGGCACGCGCATCGGCGCTCACTGCGTGATCCGCAATGCGCGCATCGCCGACAACGTGACCATCCACCCGTACACCCACATCGACGGCGACAAGGACGGCGCAAGCGTCGGTGCCGGCTCGCTGATCGGCCCCTTCGCCCGCCTGCGCCCCGGCGCTCAGCTCGCGGAAGAAGTGCACATCGGCAACTTCGTCGAGGTGAAGAACTCCACCCTCGCCAAGGGTGCCAAGGCCAACCACCTCGCCTACCTGGGCGACGCGACGGTCGGCGAACGCGTGAACTACGGCGCCGGCAGCATCACCGCCAATTACGACGGCGCCAACAAGCACCGCACCGTGATCGGCAACGACGTGCACGTGGGCAGCAACTGCGTGCTGGTGGCCCCGGTGACGCTGGGCGACGGCGCCACCATCGGCGGCGGCTCCACCATCAACAAGCCGGTGCCCGCCGGGAACCTGGCAGTGGCACGCGGCAAGCAGACGGTGATCGCCGGCTGGGTACGGCCGGTGAAGAAGAAGGGCTGA
- a CDS encoding DUF4136 domain-containing protein, giving the protein MRITALATLALAAALGGCAAMNTVDSEVSTYSQWPAARKPATFAFERLPSQQARPQEQSELEAAARPALLGAGFQEVNDLQTADTTVQVAARVSRTDRGFYDDPFYWRGSLFYSRYGRPYWGPGFGMMVDSPRYDREVVVLIRDRQTAQPLYEARAASDGLSSGNTQLLAAMFKAALKDFPQTGINPRRVSVQLTP; this is encoded by the coding sequence ATGCGCATCACGGCTCTGGCAACCCTGGCATTGGCTGCTGCCCTCGGCGGCTGCGCCGCCATGAACACGGTGGACAGCGAAGTCTCCACCTACAGCCAGTGGCCCGCGGCGCGCAAGCCGGCCACCTTTGCCTTCGAGCGCCTGCCCTCGCAGCAGGCGCGGCCCCAGGAACAGTCGGAGCTCGAAGCCGCCGCCCGCCCCGCCCTGCTGGGCGCGGGCTTCCAGGAAGTCAACGACCTCCAGACCGCCGACACCACCGTGCAGGTCGCCGCCCGCGTCTCGCGCACCGATCGCGGCTTCTACGACGACCCCTTCTACTGGCGCGGCAGCCTCTTCTATTCGCGCTATGGCCGACCGTACTGGGGCCCGGGCTTCGGGATGATGGTTGACAGCCCACGCTACGACCGCGAGGTGGTGGTGCTGATCCGCGACCGGCAGACCGCGCAGCCGCTCTACGAGGCGCGCGCCGCCAGCGACGGCCTGAGTTCCGGCAACACGCAGCTGCTGGCCGCAATGTTCAAGGCGGCGCTGAAAGACTTCCCGCAGACGGGCATCAACCCGCGCCGCGTGAGCGTGCAGCTCACCCCCTGA
- the ttcA gene encoding tRNA 2-thiocytidine(32) synthetase TtcA, with product MSAVIAPDNVQKDEAKLAFETNKLSKRLHRQVGQAIADFNMIEDGDKVMVCLSGGKDSYTLLDILMNMQQRAPIRFELVAVNLDQKQPGFPEHILPEYLKARGVPFHIENQDTYSIVKRLIPEGKTMCSLCSRLRRGILYRVAGELGATKIALGHHRDDMIQTLFMNMFFGSKMKGMPPKLVSDDGKNIIIRPLAYVAETDIERWAAHRQFPIIPCSLCGNQENLQRVQIKAMLRDWDKRFPGRIDNLFTAMGNIVPSHMMDRNLYPFTSIKTTGVANPGGDIAFDDDESCAPPAAPAEAVIKFAE from the coding sequence ATGAGTGCCGTGATCGCCCCCGACAACGTTCAGAAAGACGAGGCGAAGCTCGCCTTCGAGACCAACAAGCTCAGCAAGCGCCTGCATCGCCAGGTGGGCCAGGCCATCGCCGACTTCAACATGATCGAAGACGGCGACAAGGTCATGGTGTGCCTGTCGGGCGGGAAGGACAGCTACACGCTGCTCGACATCCTGATGAACATGCAGCAGCGGGCGCCCATCCGCTTCGAGCTGGTCGCGGTCAACCTCGACCAGAAGCAGCCGGGCTTTCCGGAGCACATCCTGCCCGAGTACCTGAAGGCACGCGGCGTGCCCTTCCACATCGAGAACCAGGACACCTACAGCATCGTCAAGCGCCTCATCCCCGAGGGCAAGACCATGTGCAGCCTGTGCTCGCGGCTGCGCCGGGGCATCCTCTACCGTGTGGCGGGTGAGCTGGGCGCGACCAAGATCGCGCTCGGCCACCACCGCGACGACATGATCCAGACGCTCTTCATGAACATGTTCTTCGGCAGCAAGATGAAGGGCATGCCGCCGAAGCTCGTGAGCGACGACGGCAAGAACATCATCATCCGCCCGCTCGCCTACGTGGCCGAGACCGACATCGAGCGCTGGGCCGCGCACCGGCAGTTCCCGATCATTCCCTGCTCGCTGTGCGGCAACCAGGAGAACCTGCAGCGCGTGCAGATCAAGGCCATGCTGCGCGACTGGGACAAGCGCTTCCCCGGCCGCATCGACAACCTCTTCACCGCGATGGGCAACATCGTGCCCTCGCACATGATGGACCGGAACCTCTACCCGTTCACGTCGATCAAAACGACCGGCGTCGCGAATCCGGGTGGCGACATCGCGTTCGACGACGACGAATCGTGTGCCCCGCCCGCTGCGCCCGCCGAGGCGGTCATCAAGTTCGCGGAGTAA
- a CDS encoding dihydroneopterin aldolase, giving the protein MQSLLGHLDLRDCRRLFLRNYEVWINIGVHDFEKRGEQRVLINVDLYIPLTVSTPRNDELDEVVDYDFMRRSIAVRIKQGHVHLQETLCDDVLKLMLAHPRVKAARVSTEKPDVYPDCDAVGCEVFGIKEVM; this is encoded by the coding sequence ATGCAGAGCCTGCTCGGCCACCTCGACCTGCGCGATTGCCGCCGCCTCTTCCTGCGCAACTACGAGGTGTGGATCAACATCGGCGTGCACGACTTCGAGAAACGCGGCGAGCAGCGGGTGCTGATCAACGTCGACCTGTACATCCCGCTCACCGTGTCGACACCCCGGAACGACGAGCTCGACGAAGTGGTCGACTACGACTTCATGCGCCGCAGCATCGCGGTGCGCATCAAGCAGGGTCATGTGCACCTGCAGGAAACGCTGTGCGACGACGTGCTCAAACTCATGCTCGCGCACCCGCGCGTGAAGGCCGCACGCGTGTCGACGGAGAAGCCCGACGTCTACCCCGATTGCGATGCGGTGGGCTGTGAAGTGTTTGGAATCAAGGAAGTGATGTGA
- a CDS encoding SDR family oxidoreductase — MSERPVVLVTGAARRLGREIALDLAAHGVDVAVHYHRSEADAAETVALARQAGAVAERVHADLADEASCRALVPQVVERFGRLDAVVNNASTFEYDNAESFGLASMEKHWRANTAPAVLLAQALHRHLAGTNRQGCVVNLLDQKLWNLNPDYFSYTLSKAALQTATVMLAQALAPSVRVCGVAPGVTLLSGAMTADEFATSHQLTPLGHSSTPQDIARSVRFLIESPAITGTTLLVDGGQHLQAQARDVMFIANPDKKA, encoded by the coding sequence ATGTCTGAACGCCCGGTCGTGCTCGTCACCGGCGCGGCCCGCCGCCTGGGCCGCGAGATCGCGCTCGACCTGGCCGCGCATGGCGTCGATGTGGCCGTGCACTACCACCGCTCGGAGGCCGACGCGGCCGAGACGGTGGCGCTGGCACGGCAGGCCGGCGCCGTTGCCGAACGCGTGCACGCCGACCTGGCCGACGAGGCGAGCTGCCGCGCCCTCGTGCCGCAGGTGGTCGAACGTTTCGGGCGGCTCGATGCGGTCGTCAACAACGCGTCGACCTTCGAGTACGACAACGCCGAGAGCTTCGGCCTCGCATCGATGGAGAAACACTGGCGCGCCAACACGGCCCCCGCGGTGCTGCTCGCCCAGGCCCTGCATCGGCACCTGGCCGGCACGAACCGGCAGGGTTGCGTGGTCAACCTGCTCGACCAGAAGCTGTGGAACCTCAACCCCGACTATTTCTCGTACACGCTGTCCAAGGCGGCGCTGCAGACGGCCACGGTGATGCTGGCGCAGGCGCTGGCCCCGAGCGTGCGGGTGTGCGGTGTGGCCCCCGGCGTGACGCTGCTGTCGGGCGCGATGACGGCCGACGAGTTTGCGACCTCGCACCAGCTCACGCCGCTCGGGCATTCGTCCACCCCGCAAGACATCGCCCGCAGCGTGCGCTTCCTGATCGAGTCGCCCGCCATCACCGGCACGACGCTGCTGGTCGATGGCGGCCAGCACCTGCAGGCCCAAGCCCGCGATGTGATGTTCATCGCCAACCCTGACAAGAAAGCCTGA
- a CDS encoding histidine kinase, which translates to MTTTTPHEAAAALSARPLALARDRRRVFLRDLGIVLVLNTVVALTLWLIVVAMTPGSSSQQQLEALGSHLVFSHCIGLCIFGLIEWPRLTWWWERPPRWLALGAVTLLAIPVGHTMGRLLAGALLGIPAGLTDALQPAMALVIFTTIVASLVAVHLITQRDDIESERLRAENADVRAASARLQLLQQQIEPHMLFNTLANAHALIDTEPARAQQMLEALSELLHASMQTGEQSLVTLQQEFTLVEQYLKLMAIRMGPRLRPSLVLPADLQGARLPPLSLQPLVENAVRHGLDARAEGGSITVTARREGAHVVIDVLDDGQGLSVADPFAAGRIGLANLRQRLAYAFGDDAGLTLADHAPHGVRATVRIPHVSPA; encoded by the coding sequence ATGACCACGACCACCCCCCACGAGGCCGCTGCTGCCTTGAGCGCCCGGCCGCTGGCGCTCGCTCGAGACCGCCGTCGCGTGTTCCTGCGCGACCTCGGCATCGTGCTGGTGCTCAACACCGTGGTCGCCCTCACGCTGTGGCTGATCGTGGTGGCGATGACACCCGGCAGCAGCTCGCAGCAGCAGCTCGAAGCGCTGGGCAGCCACCTCGTGTTCTCGCATTGCATCGGCCTGTGCATCTTCGGGCTCATCGAATGGCCGCGCCTCACCTGGTGGTGGGAGCGCCCGCCGCGCTGGCTGGCGCTGGGCGCGGTGACGCTCCTCGCCATTCCGGTCGGCCACACGATGGGGCGGCTGCTGGCGGGCGCGCTCCTGGGCATCCCGGCTGGCCTCACCGATGCGCTGCAGCCGGCGATGGCGCTGGTGATCTTCACCACCATCGTCGCCTCGCTGGTGGCGGTGCACCTCATCACCCAGCGCGACGACATCGAATCGGAACGCCTGCGCGCCGAAAACGCCGACGTGCGCGCGGCGAGTGCCCGCCTGCAGCTGCTGCAGCAGCAGATCGAGCCGCACATGCTCTTCAACACGCTGGCCAACGCGCACGCGCTCATCGACACCGAGCCCGCGCGTGCGCAGCAGATGCTTGAAGCGCTGAGCGAGCTGCTGCACGCGAGCATGCAGACGGGCGAGCAATCGCTCGTCACGCTGCAACAGGAGTTCACGCTGGTCGAGCAGTACCTGAAGCTGATGGCGATCCGCATGGGGCCGCGCCTGCGCCCGTCGCTCGTGTTGCCCGCCGATCTGCAGGGCGCTCGCCTGCCGCCGCTCTCGCTGCAGCCGCTGGTGGAAAACGCCGTGCGCCACGGCCTCGATGCACGCGCCGAGGGCGGCAGCATCACCGTCACCGCGCGGCGTGAGGGCGCGCACGTCGTCATCGACGTGCTCGACGACGGCCAGGGCCTGTCGGTCGCCGACCCGTTCGCGGCCGGCCGCATCGGACTGGCCAACCTGCGTCAGCGGCTGGCCTATGCGTTCGGTGACGACGCGGGCCTCACGCTCGCCGACCACGCACCGCACGGTGTGCGTGCCACGGTGCGCATTCCGCACGTGAGCCCCGCATGA
- a CDS encoding response regulator transcription factor encodes MNIPVLVVEDEPVLARRLQQQLATLWPGIDLLPVADNGAAAIALALEHLPRVIFLDIHMPAASGLDAAEAIVEDWPEGVPLPQLVFVTAYGQYAVQAFEHGAIDYLLKPVSTERLQRAVQRLQERLALLDGASGEALGGALQRVAQALQPAASTAPLSVINAAVGAVTHLIPIDDVLYFEVADKYLRVVTREREALIRMTLRELLQRLDAERFWQVHRSLVVQARCIAQVERSEDGRLWLGLREHPTRLGVSRLFAHRFKAM; translated from the coding sequence ATGAACATCCCTGTGCTCGTGGTCGAAGACGAGCCGGTGCTCGCACGCCGGCTCCAGCAGCAGCTCGCCACGCTCTGGCCCGGCATCGACCTGCTCCCGGTGGCCGACAACGGCGCCGCCGCCATCGCCCTCGCGCTCGAACACCTGCCGCGCGTGATCTTCCTCGACATCCACATGCCGGCCGCCTCAGGGCTCGATGCGGCCGAGGCCATCGTCGAGGACTGGCCCGAGGGCGTGCCGCTGCCGCAACTGGTGTTCGTCACGGCCTATGGCCAGTACGCGGTGCAGGCCTTCGAGCACGGGGCCATCGACTACCTGCTCAAGCCGGTGAGCACCGAGCGCCTGCAGCGCGCGGTGCAGCGATTGCAGGAGCGGCTCGCGCTGCTCGATGGGGCCAGCGGCGAGGCGCTGGGCGGTGCGCTGCAACGCGTGGCACAGGCGCTGCAGCCGGCGGCGAGCACGGCACCGCTGTCGGTGATCAATGCGGCGGTGGGCGCGGTCACCCATCTCATCCCCATCGACGACGTGTTGTATTTCGAGGTGGCTGACAAGTACCTGCGCGTCGTCACCCGCGAGCGTGAGGCCTTGATCCGCATGACGCTGCGCGAGCTGCTGCAGCGGCTCGATGCCGAGCGCTTCTGGCAGGTGCACCGCAGCCTCGTGGTGCAGGCGCGCTGCATCGCACAGGTCGAGCGCAGCGAAGACGGCCGCCTGTGGCTGGGCCTGCGCGAGCACCCCACGCGCCTGGGCGTGAGCCGGCTCTTCGCGCATCGCTTCAAGGCGATGTGA
- a CDS encoding MipA/OmpV family protein, with protein sequence MKMLTSAAALTCAALAPIAQAQDGPPPGWVGPAPGWSGGVLLGAAAVPEYEGSRHTRVQPVLGGEVYWRPGAGASVAMGSRGLVWTPWQTTAGSASLGLSVDPGRVDDDERKLTPAGLRPGSADLRGMGEVKMTALVSASGSLVLGPVSLTGAVRQAVSSHRGTLVEAGLALPWQLHRHAKLTLTPGVTWADRRHMQAYFGVTPQQSAASGFAFFDAGAGLKSQQLVLDFDMAFSRHWHVNALLRVQRLAGDAADSPLTQRTRQASGMLALRYEFQL encoded by the coding sequence GTGAAGATGCTGACCTCTGCTGCGGCGCTGACCTGCGCCGCGCTGGCCCCCATCGCCCAGGCCCAAGACGGCCCGCCGCCCGGCTGGGTGGGCCCGGCGCCGGGCTGGTCGGGCGGTGTGCTGCTGGGTGCCGCCGCCGTGCCCGAATACGAAGGCAGCCGCCACACGCGGGTGCAGCCTGTGCTCGGCGGCGAGGTCTACTGGCGCCCCGGCGCTGGCGCGAGCGTGGCGATGGGCAGCCGCGGCTTGGTGTGGACGCCGTGGCAGACCACGGCCGGCAGCGCGAGCCTCGGCCTCTCGGTCGACCCCGGCCGTGTCGACGATGACGAGCGCAAGCTCACCCCCGCCGGCCTGCGCCCCGGCAGCGCCGACCTGCGCGGCATGGGCGAAGTGAAGATGACGGCGCTCGTCTCCGCGTCGGGTTCGCTCGTGCTCGGGCCGGTGTCGCTCACTGGCGCCGTGCGGCAGGCGGTCTCGAGCCACCGCGGCACGCTCGTCGAGGCGGGCCTCGCACTGCCGTGGCAGCTGCACCGCCACGCCAAGCTCACCCTCACGCCCGGCGTGACCTGGGCCGACCGCCGCCACATGCAGGCCTACTTCGGTGTGACGCCGCAGCAGTCGGCCGCCAGCGGCTTCGCCTTCTTTGACGCGGGCGCGGGCCTCAAGAGCCAGCAGCTCGTGCTCGACTTCGACATGGCCTTCAGCCGCCACTGGCACGTGAACGCCCTGCTGCGCGTGCAGCGCCTGGCCGGCGACGCCGCCGACAGCCCCCTCACCCAACGCACGCGCCAGGCCAGTGGCATGCTGGCGCTGCGCTACGAATTCCAGCTGTGA
- a CDS encoding DUF2306 domain-containing protein, whose amino-acid sequence MKLSTFSMRSTEAALALMAVAVAAYAFIAYGLQPAGAQVGEAMQAVYRLNPIVIHTHAFAAGLALLLGPWQFSARLRARRPQVHRWIGRIYLLAGIVVGGVSGLLLSRIAQGGWVAQLGFACLAVLWLYTGYRGYRAIRRGERIEHRRWMLRNHALTLAAVSLRLYIPLALANGIPFEVAYPVIAWICWVPHLFIAQWWLSRGQPSDGKVLPTMAR is encoded by the coding sequence ATGAAGCTCTCCACGTTCTCGATGCGCAGCACCGAAGCGGCGTTGGCGCTGATGGCGGTGGCCGTGGCAGCCTATGCCTTCATCGCCTATGGCCTGCAGCCGGCCGGCGCACAGGTCGGCGAAGCCATGCAGGCGGTGTATCGCCTGAACCCCATCGTCATCCACACCCATGCGTTTGCGGCTGGCCTCGCGCTGCTGCTCGGGCCGTGGCAGTTCTCGGCCCGGCTGCGCGCACGGCGCCCCCAGGTGCACCGCTGGATCGGCCGCATCTACCTCCTGGCCGGCATCGTGGTGGGTGGGGTGTCGGGGCTGCTGCTGTCGCGCATCGCGCAAGGCGGCTGGGTCGCGCAGCTCGGGTTCGCCTGCCTGGCCGTGCTGTGGCTCTACACCGGCTATCGGGGCTACCGCGCCATCCGCCGCGGCGAGCGTATCGAGCACCGGCGCTGGATGCTGCGCAACCATGCGCTCACGCTGGCCGCGGTGAGCCTGCGCCTCTACATCCCGCTGGCGCTGGCCAACGGCATTCCGTTCGAAGTGGCCTATCCGGTGATCGCGTGGATCTGCTGGGTGCCGCATCTCTTCATCGCGCAGTGGTGGTTGAGCCGGGGCCAGCCGTCCGATGGAAAGGTGCTTCCTACAATGGCGCGATGA